The Zobellia alginiliquefaciens genome contains a region encoding:
- a CDS encoding mandelate racemase/muconate lactonizing enzyme family protein, producing MKITNVSYERLDLKLSSPYTIAYETIDSTVNFILKIETDSALVGYGCAAPDKLVTGEHPAEVESALKDIIIPHLKGKDPFTYARVLMEIKAALPKKSASLAMVDMALHDLISKKADVPLYRFLGGYRLSIPTSITIGILPLEETLKQARDFVDQGFTILKIKGGHNLAEDIEKMTLLHEKFPEVTFRFDGNQGYSVVDSVAFVKATSQIGIEIFEQPTKQEKEERLGEVIDQIDIPLMADESLKTLTDVFRLAQNERVDMVNIKLMKVGGIFEGTRINSVAKSANIETMVGCNDECALGISAGLHFALSRPNINYADLDGHLEVMKDPFKDLFKLEKGILYPSDAPGLGKINF from the coding sequence ATGAAAATAACCAATGTATCCTACGAGAGGCTGGACCTAAAACTCTCATCGCCGTATACCATAGCGTACGAAACTATAGATAGCACGGTAAATTTTATTTTAAAAATAGAAACTGATAGCGCCCTAGTTGGCTACGGATGTGCAGCACCGGATAAACTGGTGACTGGAGAGCACCCCGCCGAAGTGGAAAGTGCACTAAAAGATATTATTATTCCCCATTTAAAGGGAAAAGACCCCTTTACCTATGCACGGGTATTGATGGAAATTAAAGCGGCATTGCCTAAAAAGTCAGCATCCTTGGCGATGGTAGATATGGCGTTACATGACCTAATTTCAAAGAAAGCGGATGTGCCTCTGTATCGATTTTTAGGAGGATATAGATTAAGCATACCAACGAGCATCACCATCGGGATTTTGCCATTGGAAGAAACCCTAAAACAGGCTCGTGACTTTGTTGATCAAGGATTTACAATTCTTAAAATTAAAGGCGGACATAACCTTGCAGAGGACATTGAAAAAATGACCTTGCTACATGAGAAATTTCCGGAGGTTACCTTTCGTTTTGATGGTAACCAAGGATATTCGGTAGTAGATTCTGTAGCTTTCGTTAAGGCTACCAGTCAAATTGGAATCGAGATTTTTGAACAACCAACAAAGCAGGAAAAGGAAGAACGATTAGGCGAGGTCATAGATCAGATCGATATTCCGTTAATGGCAGACGAGAGCTTAAAAACGTTGACGGACGTTTTTAGATTGGCACAAAACGAAAGGGTTGATATGGTTAATATTAAACTGATGAAAGTAGGCGGTATTTTTGAAGGCACGCGAATCAATTCCGTGGCAAAGTCCGCTAATATTGAAACCATGGTAGGTTGCAACGATGAATGTGCATTAGGTATTTCTGCCGGGCTTCACTTTGCGCTCTCAAGACCCAATATCAATTATGCAGATTTAGACGGACATCTAGAGGTGATGAAAGACCCGTTCAAAGATTTATTCAAACTAGAAAAAGGAATATTATACCCATCAGATGCTCCTGGTTTGGGAAAAATAAACTTTTAA
- a CDS encoding zinc-dependent metalloprotease, with protein MKQLLTYIGLLLLAASCSTIGIARKSNKNGKVESLASTSAKAYDRLITSEAVSNSGLFDVHKIGDKYYFEIPDSLFNREMLVVTRFIKTPSGAGNYGGEKISENTITFEKGPSNNIFLRIATLVSSASEEDAISKAVNNSNITPILEAFEIKATNEDKQSHVIEVTDFINGENPLLALSGDQKNDYKLISLEKDKSYIKEINSFPVNTEIKTVKTYKARASSDKRKELPAAVLAGVVTLEINNSFILLPEVPMQKRLYDARVGYFASSYLEYGDDQQQVDRNTYIHRWRLEPKAEDSLKWKRGELVEPKKPIVYYIDPATPKKWRPYLIQGINDWQVAFEQAGFKNAIIGKPWPENDKSMSLEDSRFSVLRYFASPSKNAYGPNIVDPRSGEILESHIGWYHNLMSLLHSWYMIQAGAVDERARKMEYDTELMGNLIRFVASHEVGHTLGLRHNMGASSATPVEKLRDAEFLEKNGHTSSIMDYARFNYVAQPEDSIPAEDLMPRIGDYDKWAIQWGYARYADDMSVNEEKEMLSQMVVDSVSANPRLWFGGEGRDFDPRSQTEDLGDDAMQASMYGILNLQRIAPYLKKWTQQKSSDDYANLDQIYKDLVGQYSDYIFHVAKNVGGIYVTPKTMGEEGEVYRPVDKQKQKQALVFLNDYIFKEPKWLLRNDILNAIQSPQSKESVTKTMESVMMNLLGGSRLSRMTFIAERYENEDPYLPEDYMDDLNQLVWGDMNVFYQTNAYRRKLQKSYVSNLITLYKPDEAEGLVEGILAKLSKGYTSNTDVRSLALDNLISLQGKIKRTIPVMTDRLTIAHLNYLKREIESVVGETKEVDPLFIPFRREVSIKNNEDK; from the coding sequence ATGAAACAACTTTTAACATATATAGGGTTGCTATTGTTGGCTGCATCTTGCAGTACAATTGGCATAGCCCGAAAATCGAACAAAAATGGCAAGGTCGAAAGTCTAGCATCAACCAGTGCAAAAGCGTATGACAGATTAATTACAAGCGAAGCCGTATCCAATAGCGGTCTTTTTGATGTTCATAAAATAGGAGATAAGTACTATTTTGAAATACCCGATAGCCTTTTCAATCGTGAAATGCTGGTAGTCACACGTTTTATAAAAACACCCTCCGGTGCTGGTAATTACGGTGGCGAAAAAATTTCGGAAAACACTATAACTTTTGAAAAAGGTCCCTCCAATAACATTTTTCTTCGCATTGCTACATTAGTGAGTTCAGCAAGTGAAGAAGACGCCATATCCAAAGCGGTCAACAATTCTAATATAACCCCTATTCTTGAAGCTTTTGAAATTAAAGCTACCAACGAGGACAAACAATCCCATGTTATAGAGGTTACTGATTTTATAAATGGAGAGAACCCGCTATTAGCTCTTAGTGGTGACCAAAAGAACGATTATAAACTAATCTCTTTAGAAAAGGACAAATCCTATATTAAGGAAATAAATTCCTTTCCTGTCAATACTGAAATAAAAACGGTAAAAACCTATAAAGCCCGGGCTAGTTCTGACAAAAGAAAAGAACTTCCCGCTGCTGTTTTAGCTGGTGTAGTTACGCTGGAAATTAATAATTCTTTTATTTTACTTCCGGAAGTGCCCATGCAAAAACGGCTATACGATGCCCGTGTAGGGTATTTTGCCAGTTCCTATTTGGAATATGGAGACGACCAACAGCAAGTAGACCGCAACACCTACATTCACCGGTGGCGCTTAGAACCGAAGGCCGAAGATTCCCTAAAATGGAAACGAGGCGAATTGGTGGAGCCTAAAAAACCAATTGTTTATTACATAGACCCTGCTACTCCCAAAAAATGGAGGCCCTATCTTATACAGGGTATAAATGATTGGCAAGTGGCTTTTGAACAAGCAGGATTCAAAAATGCCATCATAGGTAAGCCGTGGCCCGAAAATGATAAATCCATGAGTCTTGAAGATTCTCGTTTTTCCGTTTTACGCTATTTTGCCTCACCCTCAAAAAATGCATACGGTCCCAATATTGTAGATCCAAGAAGTGGAGAGATACTAGAAAGTCATATTGGCTGGTACCATAATCTTATGAGCCTGTTACACAGTTGGTACATGATTCAAGCAGGTGCGGTTGATGAGCGTGCAAGAAAAATGGAATATGACACTGAACTTATGGGAAACCTTATTCGCTTTGTGGCTTCTCATGAAGTTGGTCATACGCTAGGCTTAAGGCACAACATGGGTGCCAGTTCTGCAACTCCCGTTGAAAAACTACGGGATGCTGAATTTCTAGAAAAGAATGGCCATACCAGTTCTATTATGGATTATGCCCGATTTAATTACGTAGCGCAACCTGAGGACAGTATTCCTGCCGAGGATTTAATGCCACGCATTGGCGATTATGACAAATGGGCCATTCAATGGGGCTACGCAAGATATGCCGATGATATGTCGGTGAATGAAGAAAAAGAAATGCTGAGCCAAATGGTTGTGGATAGTGTTTCTGCCAATCCCAGACTTTGGTTTGGAGGTGAAGGCCGTGATTTTGACCCAAGGTCCCAGACGGAAGATTTAGGTGATGACGCCATGCAGGCCAGTATGTACGGTATTCTCAATCTACAGCGAATAGCTCCGTATCTAAAAAAATGGACACAACAGAAAAGCAGCGATGATTATGCAAACCTAGACCAAATTTATAAAGATTTGGTGGGGCAGTACAGTGACTATATTTTTCACGTTGCTAAAAATGTAGGCGGAATTTATGTTACTCCAAAAACTATGGGCGAGGAGGGTGAAGTGTATCGCCCGGTAGATAAGCAGAAACAAAAGCAGGCATTGGTATTTTTGAACGATTACATTTTTAAAGAACCAAAGTGGTTGCTACGAAATGATATTTTGAACGCCATACAATCTCCGCAATCAAAAGAGTCGGTTACCAAGACTATGGAAAGCGTTATGATGAACCTTTTGGGAGGTAGCCGTTTAAGCCGTATGACCTTTATAGCTGAGCGTTATGAAAATGAAGACCCTTATCTTCCTGAAGATTATATGGATGATTTGAATCAGTTGGTCTGGGGAGATATGAACGTATTTTATCAAACAAATGCGTATCGAAGAAAATTACAAAAATCATACGTGTCAAACCTAATAACGCTCTACAAACCAGATGAAGCCGAAGGTTTGGTAGAAGGTATATTGGCAAAACTTTCTAAGGGGTACACCTCAAATACGGATGTTCGTTCATTGGCATTGGACAACCTGATAAGCCTACAGGGAAAAATTAAAAGAACTATTCCTGTAATGACCGATAGGTTGACCATTGCCCACTTAAACTACCTGAAAAGAGAAATTGAATCCGTAGTTGGTGAGACTAAAGAAGTTGACCCATTGTTCATACCTTTCCGCAGAGAAGTATCTATAAAGAACAATGAGGATAAATAA
- a CDS encoding sulfite exporter TauE/SafE family protein — protein MFLSTSFDITLTAWALAFTAATVIGLSKAGIKGIAIVNVTLMALAFTAKASTGIVVPLLVVGDIFAVIYYNRHANWAHIVKFLPWILVGITCGVLIGNDLDESVFKIAMAIIILVSVVMMYWWDRRKSQAVPTHWLFAGLVGTIAGITTMIGNLGGAFSNIYFLAMRVSKNEFIGTAAWLFLIINVLKLPLHIFVWETITVETLLFDLKLIPGIILGVFLGIRLVKIIKEDFYRKMILVLTALGAIMILIR, from the coding sequence GTGTTTTTATCTACTTCTTTTGACATTACGCTTACCGCTTGGGCCCTTGCGTTTACGGCCGCTACAGTTATTGGACTCTCAAAGGCTGGTATTAAAGGAATTGCAATTGTGAACGTTACTCTTATGGCACTGGCTTTTACCGCAAAGGCATCTACGGGTATCGTTGTGCCGTTATTGGTCGTAGGCGACATTTTTGCAGTAATTTACTATAACCGTCATGCTAATTGGGCCCATATCGTAAAATTTTTACCGTGGATTTTAGTTGGGATTACCTGCGGTGTACTTATTGGAAATGATTTAGATGAAAGTGTGTTTAAAATTGCCATGGCCATTATAATTCTAGTTAGCGTGGTAATGATGTATTGGTGGGACAGACGAAAATCACAAGCTGTACCCACACATTGGTTGTTTGCGGGTCTGGTTGGCACCATTGCCGGTATCACTACCATGATTGGTAACCTAGGAGGTGCTTTTAGCAATATTTACTTCTTGGCCATGCGCGTTTCCAAAAATGAATTCATTGGAACTGCTGCTTGGTTGTTTCTGATTATTAATGTGCTAAAATTACCCTTACATATTTTTGTTTGGGAAACCATAACGGTTGAAACCCTTCTTTTTGATTTAAAGTTGATTCCCGGGATTATTCTTGGGGTTTTTCTAGGTATTCGCCTAGTAAAAATTATTAAAGAGGATTTTTATCGAAAGATGATTCTGGTGTTAACAGCACTCGGTGCTATTATGATTTTAATTAGATAA
- a CDS encoding sodium:solute symporter family protein, whose amino-acid sequence MELSTLDYSFIIVFFSIVLGIGFYVSKKSGKNSSEFFLSGRTMPWWLLGLSMVATTFSTDTPNLVTDIVRTNGVSGNWVWWAFLITGLLTVFVYAKLWRKSNVNTDLEFYEMRYGGAPASFLRKFRAIYLGALFNIITMASVTLAAIKIGGIMLGLEPWETVVGAGLITVTFSALGGFKGVVYTDFLLFFVAMAGAIGAAYYLVNIPEVGGIESLMAHDNVMNKLDIVPDFSNRKALITLFIIPLAVQWWSSWYPGAEPGGGGYIAQRMLAAKDENHAIGATFFFNIMHYALRPWPWILVALASLVVYPDIASIQEAFPNIAEDKLGHDLAYSAMLTKLPSGLLGVVLASLIAAYMSTISTQLNWGSSYIVFDFYKQQVNPNATEKQMVAVGRISTVVLMILSAGLALALENALQIFDILLTFGAGTGLIFILRWFWWRINAWSEITAMFASGVISILLKTTALGSFLFAETTGVFPDWSEYPFVVVLTSAIWLTATFMTQPESKETLRSFYKRIQPGGPGWSKVVDEASADGEKIKKDDEKWSVPQGISAMLLGCVLIYTIMFATGYWIYGRTEAALLLTGIAIVSGLLLIRAWNKMKENIL is encoded by the coding sequence ATGGAATTATCTACTCTAGATTACAGTTTTATCATTGTTTTTTTCTCCATAGTCCTAGGTATAGGGTTTTATGTTTCTAAAAAGTCTGGAAAGAACTCCTCGGAATTTTTTCTTTCGGGGAGGACTATGCCATGGTGGTTGTTGGGACTTTCTATGGTAGCCACAACTTTTTCTACGGATACGCCTAATTTGGTTACGGATATTGTTAGAACCAATGGGGTGTCCGGTAACTGGGTTTGGTGGGCATTTTTAATAACAGGTCTTTTAACCGTTTTTGTCTATGCTAAACTTTGGCGTAAATCTAACGTAAATACAGATTTAGAGTTTTATGAGATGCGTTATGGTGGTGCTCCTGCTAGCTTTTTAAGAAAGTTCAGGGCTATTTATTTAGGAGCGCTTTTCAACATTATTACCATGGCCTCCGTAACCTTGGCAGCAATTAAAATAGGCGGAATCATGTTGGGCCTTGAGCCTTGGGAAACTGTGGTTGGTGCAGGGCTGATTACGGTTACGTTTAGTGCTTTAGGTGGATTTAAAGGGGTGGTCTACACTGATTTTCTTTTGTTTTTTGTAGCTATGGCCGGTGCAATAGGAGCTGCATATTACTTGGTGAATATTCCGGAAGTAGGTGGCATTGAATCCCTAATGGCACATGATAATGTGATGAACAAACTTGATATTGTTCCTGATTTCAGCAATAGAAAAGCGCTGATTACACTTTTTATTATTCCGTTGGCCGTTCAATGGTGGAGCTCTTGGTATCCTGGTGCCGAACCAGGTGGTGGTGGCTATATTGCACAACGAATGTTGGCTGCAAAAGATGAAAACCATGCTATTGGGGCAACCTTCTTTTTTAACATCATGCATTATGCACTTAGACCATGGCCATGGATTTTAGTGGCCTTGGCATCATTGGTGGTATACCCGGATATTGCTAGTATTCAAGAGGCTTTCCCAAATATTGCGGAAGATAAATTAGGCCATGATCTGGCATATTCCGCTATGTTGACCAAATTGCCCAGCGGACTTCTAGGCGTTGTTTTGGCTTCGTTGATCGCTGCGTATATGAGTACGATTTCAACGCAATTGAACTGGGGTTCATCTTATATTGTATTTGATTTTTATAAGCAACAGGTAAACCCTAATGCTACAGAAAAACAAATGGTTGCTGTGGGTAGAATTTCCACGGTAGTGCTTATGATTTTAAGTGCAGGTTTGGCGTTGGCACTGGAAAATGCACTTCAGATATTTGATATACTGTTGACTTTTGGTGCGGGTACCGGACTCATTTTTATCTTAAGGTGGTTCTGGTGGCGAATTAATGCATGGAGCGAAATTACGGCTATGTTCGCTTCAGGAGTTATATCCATTTTACTAAAAACAACAGCTTTAGGGTCTTTTCTTTTTGCAGAAACAACAGGAGTTTTTCCAGATTGGTCAGAGTATCCTTTTGTAGTAGTACTTACTTCTGCAATTTGGTTGACGGCCACATTCATGACGCAACCGGAATCTAAAGAGACCCTCCGTTCTTTTTATAAGCGTATTCAACCGGGTGGTCCTGGTTGGTCCAAAGTGGTTGATGAAGCCAGTGCAGACGGAGAAAAAATAAAGAAAGATGATGAAAAATGGAGTGTGCCGCAAGGTATTAGCGCAATGCTTCTGGGTTGTGTGCTTATTTATACCATTATGTTCGCTACCGGATATTGGATTTACGGCAGAACCGAAGCGGCATTATTGCTTACGGGAATAGCTATTGTCTCAGGTCTCCTTCTCATACGAGCTTGGAATAAAATGAAAGAAAATATTTTATAG
- a CDS encoding transglutaminase domain-containing protein, whose amino-acid sequence MRFYRLLLVAFVFSALCVQAQENKKIDPYWQLLLKNQRQEAQAKFQKKNKGGLSGLLTAEIIANENGMFNSPEGFVNDVISQKDFEYYLYALWNNSFFFDSYLSSGFNKKNIANVNSIPLASIKNTTVKESLRYLKSAVAQHSDDWKTYNQLNNAIPAIKAWQFCGSFENLNGSGLATEYAPEKNVASKTNFNANSNGFINWYEQKGRETEAYQYYSNHSEYGGGVNYAQTFITNPTARKAVVRLGSSSFAKVWLNDVLIYENTNDGITDLDAYNVLVNLPAGTNRLLVKSADQSGIAYFIVRITDEEGNAFNDLKYSAAPSTYQKSSLAKIAPKELPHAVEAFFQNKLKQDPNNFFNTVCLVSAYLRNSKFNEAKAILQPWIEVYPESSFLRKYLIECYTKEKDYTSAKELQKNIESDDEKYYLSYIYRFEDSRELFKLPLPEFEAFVEEFSASTDMDILKQSAKLLLHIRQEDKSAVKETLRIITEEYKDQLSILKVYLNIYSAYLNEDDRAIAILEDIDKNYFDYSALKSLASFYNKQDRKEEALALFEKRYNLVDHDNIYLSDYIAYQHEYKKYEESLPYIDEMLKNFPYSFVAMELKGTALEQSGRKKEALVWYEKSLKHNGANSALRKKIDDLSKGKDYLEDLATPDIYEFMAKTRNKGVKGNYGYNYFLDESLLQLYPEGGGKSRTRYVVEITSDSGIESLKEVNLGLSGNYHIRKSEIVKPNKKIVPASKSGSSIVFNNLEIGDIIYVDYESSYSSSGRFYKDHVDYFQFDSFHPIHKNTLKILVPNGKEFTTKTLNGEVKYQKRNIDDYVYHQWESIDQKEMTPEENYMPSLSDVASYVHVSTIGSWDDIANWYSDLVRPQIVINSDVQEAFKSIFPLGSDAFSEDEKASKIYYYIMENFSYSHVGFRQSGFVPQRPSKTIKSKLGDCKDFSTLYVTLAQMAGLKSHLVLVLTSDYGESTMVLPSQDFNHCIAKVFIDGKPQYLELTDNNMPYKSIPTSLESATALDIPNKWLKGVQKGIYKLKDIDHTATVLESNMEYVIGEGSHQLQIESVLSGSINSHYAAIFKENNYEVVKKSITDDFKSRISEDFTFDSIRNIEYELRSPVLKYTSDLTVNEKLDEIGSMRVFRIPAVNNAYNTSIIQDDERAYPIDYLLYENADVYKSSYVIKLKEGERFVEIPESADYSFNKHSFKIDYELAKENELHIKIVAKTSKERIAAEDYNGFKAYVKAALDAKQQLIGFKKKKKETKVSFSGKK is encoded by the coding sequence ATGAGATTTTATCGTCTTCTATTAGTGGCTTTTGTCTTTTCGGCGTTATGTGTCCAAGCACAAGAAAACAAGAAAATTGACCCCTATTGGCAACTTCTTTTAAAGAACCAGAGACAAGAGGCGCAAGCTAAATTTCAGAAAAAAAACAAAGGAGGTTTGTCAGGCTTACTAACCGCAGAAATCATTGCCAATGAGAACGGAATGTTCAACTCTCCGGAAGGGTTTGTCAACGATGTAATTTCTCAGAAAGATTTTGAGTATTACTTGTATGCTTTGTGGAACAATAGTTTCTTTTTTGATTCTTATCTCAGTTCGGGATTCAACAAAAAAAATATAGCAAACGTTAATAGTATACCTCTCGCCTCAATTAAGAATACAACGGTAAAAGAATCGCTTCGGTATTTAAAATCAGCGGTAGCCCAACACTCAGATGATTGGAAAACGTATAATCAACTTAATAACGCTATTCCAGCCATTAAAGCATGGCAATTCTGTGGTAGTTTTGAGAACTTAAATGGTAGTGGTTTGGCTACTGAATATGCTCCGGAGAAGAATGTAGCTTCTAAAACTAATTTTAACGCCAACAGTAATGGATTTATTAATTGGTACGAACAGAAAGGAAGAGAGACGGAAGCATATCAATACTATTCCAACCATTCAGAATATGGTGGTGGCGTTAATTACGCGCAGACTTTTATCACCAATCCAACGGCAAGAAAAGCGGTTGTGCGTTTAGGAAGTTCTTCTTTTGCTAAAGTTTGGTTAAACGATGTGTTGATTTATGAAAACACAAACGATGGCATAACCGATTTAGATGCGTATAACGTACTTGTAAATCTTCCTGCCGGAACTAACAGGCTTTTGGTTAAAAGTGCCGATCAAAGCGGAATAGCCTATTTTATTGTCAGAATTACTGACGAAGAAGGCAATGCTTTTAACGACTTAAAATATAGCGCAGCGCCAAGTACATATCAAAAAAGTTCTTTGGCAAAGATTGCTCCTAAGGAACTTCCACATGCTGTTGAGGCATTTTTTCAGAACAAATTAAAGCAAGATCCAAACAACTTCTTTAATACGGTTTGTTTGGTAAGTGCCTATTTAAGAAATTCAAAATTTAACGAGGCCAAAGCAATTTTACAGCCTTGGATAGAAGTCTATCCTGAAAGTTCCTTTTTGAGAAAATATCTTATTGAGTGCTACACCAAAGAAAAGGATTATACGTCGGCAAAAGAATTGCAAAAGAATATTGAAAGTGATGATGAGAAATACTATTTATCATACATCTATCGCTTTGAAGATTCAAGAGAACTTTTTAAACTGCCATTACCGGAGTTTGAAGCTTTTGTAGAAGAATTTTCAGCTTCGACGGATATGGATATTCTAAAACAATCGGCAAAATTACTACTTCATATAAGACAAGAAGATAAGTCGGCCGTAAAGGAAACGTTGCGCATAATTACAGAAGAGTACAAGGACCAACTGAGTATTCTCAAAGTATACCTTAATATTTATTCGGCCTATTTAAATGAGGATGATAGGGCTATTGCAATCCTAGAGGATATAGATAAAAACTATTTTGATTACAGTGCGTTAAAGTCGCTTGCTAGTTTCTATAACAAACAGGATAGGAAGGAAGAAGCTCTGGCGCTTTTTGAAAAGCGGTATAATTTAGTGGACCATGATAACATCTACCTATCAGATTATATAGCGTACCAACATGAATATAAAAAGTATGAAGAGTCTCTGCCATATATAGATGAGATGCTTAAGAACTTCCCCTATTCGTTTGTGGCTATGGAATTAAAAGGTACTGCTCTTGAGCAATCCGGACGTAAAAAAGAGGCCTTGGTTTGGTATGAAAAATCATTGAAGCACAATGGGGCTAATTCCGCTTTGCGAAAAAAAATAGACGATTTATCCAAAGGTAAGGATTATCTAGAAGATTTGGCAACACCGGATATATATGAGTTTATGGCCAAAACCCGTAATAAAGGCGTGAAGGGCAACTATGGGTATAATTATTTTTTAGATGAAAGTTTGCTTCAACTGTATCCAGAAGGTGGTGGAAAATCTCGGACGCGTTACGTGGTTGAAATTACTAGCGATAGTGGTATAGAATCTTTAAAGGAAGTAAATCTGGGCCTTAGTGGCAACTATCACATTAGAAAATCTGAAATTGTCAAGCCTAATAAAAAGATAGTTCCTGCTTCTAAAAGTGGTTCCAGTATCGTTTTCAATAATTTAGAAATAGGTGATATTATATATGTGGACTACGAAAGCAGTTATTCTAGTAGCGGACGATTTTACAAGGACCATGTAGACTATTTTCAGTTTGATTCTTTTCACCCTATACACAAAAACACATTAAAAATTTTAGTGCCCAATGGTAAGGAATTCACCACTAAAACGCTCAACGGTGAGGTGAAGTATCAAAAGCGAAACATAGATGATTATGTATATCACCAGTGGGAAAGCATTGACCAAAAAGAAATGACCCCAGAAGAAAACTATATGCCAAGCCTTAGTGATGTGGCCAGTTATGTGCATGTGAGCACCATAGGTTCTTGGGATGATATTGCCAATTGGTATTCAGATTTGGTACGCCCGCAGATTGTCATTAATTCGGATGTTCAGGAAGCGTTCAAATCAATTTTTCCTTTGGGGAGCGATGCATTTTCAGAAGACGAGAAAGCATCCAAAATCTATTATTATATCATGGAGAACTTTAGCTATAGCCATGTAGGCTTTAGGCAAAGTGGTTTTGTTCCGCAAAGACCATCAAAAACCATAAAATCCAAATTGGGCGATTGTAAAGATTTTTCAACCTTGTATGTAACCTTAGCTCAAATGGCCGGTTTAAAATCGCATTTGGTTTTAGTGCTTACTTCAGATTATGGCGAAAGTACAATGGTACTTCCTAGTCAAGATTTTAATCATTGTATTGCCAAAGTATTCATAGATGGCAAACCCCAGTATTTGGAATTAACGGATAATAATATGCCATACAAATCCATACCTACAAGTTTGGAAAGTGCTACCGCTCTGGATATCCCTAACAAATGGTTGAAAGGCGTTCAAAAAGGTATTTATAAATTAAAGGATATAGATCATACCGCCACCGTCTTGGAAAGCAATATGGAGTATGTTATTGGAGAAGGTTCACATCAGTTACAAATAGAGTCTGTTTTAAGCGGAAGTATCAATTCTCATTACGCAGCTATTTTTAAGGAGAACAATTATGAGGTGGTAAAAAAGAGCATTACGGACGATTTTAAAAGTAGAATTTCTGAGGATTTTACTTTTGACAGTATTCGCAATATTGAATACGAACTTCGTTCGCCCGTCCTAAAATACACATCAGATTTAACCGTAAACGAAAAGTTAGACGAGATTGGAAGCATGCGGGTATTCCGTATTCCAGCGGTAAACAATGCATATAACACATCAATCATTCAAGATGATGAACGTGCCTACCCAATTGATTATTTGTTATACGAAAATGCAGATGTCTATAAGTCTAGCTATGTTATCAAATTAAAAGAAGGAGAGCGTTTTGTTGAAATTCCTGAAAGTGCTGATTACAGCTTCAATAAACATTCTTTTAAGATTGATTATGAGTTGGCAAAAGAAAATGAGTTGCATATTAAAATTGTAGCGAAAACTTCAAAAGAACGTATCGCCGCAGAAGATTACAACGGTTTTAAAGCATATGTAAAAGCAGCCCTAGATGCTAAGCAACAGCTAATCGGTTTTAAGAAAAAGAAAAAAGAAACTAAAGTTAGCTTTTCAGGCAAAAAGTGA
- a CDS encoding riboflavin synthase: protein MFTGIIETLGEIQQLEQDGSNLHITVKSSLTPELKIDQSVSHNGVCLTVVSLDEDTYTVTAIDETLQKTNLDELKEGESVNLERAMILGSRLDGHIVQGHVDQTGVCKAIEEKDGSWFFTFKYDAGTGNPTIEKGSITIDGTSLTVVNSEKNSFSVAIIPYTYEHTRFKSYQIGTTVNLEFDVIGKYVAKLMSYQNKA from the coding sequence ATGTTTACGGGCATTATCGAAACTTTGGGCGAAATACAGCAATTAGAACAAGATGGTAGCAACCTTCATATTACAGTGAAATCCTCGCTAACGCCAGAATTAAAAATCGATCAGAGCGTATCGCACAATGGTGTTTGCCTTACCGTGGTTTCATTAGATGAAGACACCTATACGGTAACGGCCATTGACGAAACTTTACAGAAGACCAATCTAGATGAACTAAAAGAAGGTGAAAGCGTAAACTTGGAGCGCGCCATGATTCTTGGTTCCCGCTTAGATGGGCATATTGTTCAAGGCCATGTGGACCAAACAGGAGTTTGCAAAGCTATTGAGGAAAAAGACGGCAGCTGGTTTTTCACCTTTAAATATGATGCGGGCACCGGAAATCCTACTATTGAAAAAGGTTCTATAACTATAGATGGTACAAGCCTTACGGTAGTAAATTCAGAAAAGAATAGCTTCAGCGTTGCCATTATTCCATACACCTACGAACACACACGTTTTAAATCATACCAAATTGGTACAACGGTAAACCTTGAGTTTGATGTTATTGGCAAATATGTAGCAAAGTTAATGTCTTACCAGAATAAGGCGTAA